In Pseudorasbora parva isolate DD20220531a chromosome 1, ASM2467924v1, whole genome shotgun sequence, the DNA window TTCCTGGGAACATTTGTTCCGGGTAATTCCGGTGGAAACTGGGCTTTTTGCTGTAatcattttttgtcttttattgAAATCAACTCACCTGGCTACAGGGTCGTCTTCCTGCGCCGCGGCTTCCTCTCGACCCGACGGTGTGGGCAACAAGGCTCTACGCTTGGCCCTCTGGTACATAAAGGGCTTCATAACAGGGTCTGGCAGCAGCGGGGCAGATCTTCTTAGTGGACTCCGGTCCCTCTCTCCAGACTTTGAGCTAGCCTGTTGCTGTTCGGCTAGCACTTGCTGTCCTTGTGCAAAGTAGTGCGCCCTTGCTGCCTCAAAGAAAGCTGCTGTGTCAGCCGCCCCTAACGCCCCATAAGCAGGGCTAGCGCTGTAGAGAGCCGGTGCTACCGTATAAGCTGGGTTAACAGCAGTACCTCCTGGTACCTCCATGCTAGGTCCAGCCGTTAAAAACACTTGATTTGCAACAGCGGGTGTGTAAACTTGTTGCCCATATGCGGCGGCGGCTGCTGCGGCGGCTGCGACGGCGCCACTTGTCATCTGCCCGTAGAGAGCCGGGTTAACTGAGCCATACATCTGTGCGGCAGCTGCAGCAGCACTGTTATTAAGTGCCTGATTTGCAACTGATCCACTGTAGAGCTGATTGGCAACTGTCCCGTACACTTGACTAGCTAGTGCTCCATAGACGGCTGGAGCAACCGCTGTTCCCCCTTCAGCCCTGGCACCTGCAGCTGTAAGTCCAGTCAAAGCAGCATAAGTTGGGTCAAAAGTTGAGGTGTTGTATACTGAATTGTGGACACTTTGTTGAACCTGCAGAGGAAGGCCAGCGGCTGCAGCGGCGGCGGCGGCTAACACGGCCGCTTGGCTCTGGTACTGCTCCAGAGTGGGCTTACCAGCTGGGCATTCACCTGCATAGTGACCCTGTTTTCCGCAGCTCACACACGGGATTTTCCCAGTTGGAGTCTGCTTACTTGGCTGCACTTTGGAGAGCTCCACGGACAGTGGTCGTCCTTTGAAAGAGGTCCCATGCAAAGCCTCAATAGCCTGCAGCGCATCCTCCTTGTTCTCCATGTGCACGAAAGCATAACCTAATAAAGCAGAAGACAATAGTGTTATTCATTATTCAGATTACTCGCACTTTAAATCAGGGGTAGCCAACCCAGTTCCTGGAGAGAGCTCACTTACGGCAGACTTCAGTTCAAAAAGTAAACCTTGAATAGAttgtggcgacacattgatgtcttaagacacgaaacgatcggtttctgcaagaaacaacagtatttgttatttttacctcatatcagacgaatctcatctagtgtttcCAACACCATTACTTCCTTTTGAAGGTCAAAATACTGTCACAatcatagaaatatatatagattccttaTTAGTGTAAAGTAAATAAAGTAAATCTaagtaaatatatctatgatcgcgccggtATTTTGACCTTATTCGACGGAAGTAATGGtgttgggaacactagatgagattcgcctgatatgaggtaaaataaatactgttgtgtttctcgcagaaaccgatcgtttcgtgtcttaagacatcaatgtgtcgccacgagccgcAGGCTTTggattcgtgtgtgtgtgtgttttttattctcatagaaatacaccccattgacatgcattatacgagcaacggttgagttaaaaatcttcatttgtgttctcctgaagaaacaaacacaccgacATCTGATGCCCTGGGGggaagcagataaacatcacattttgatttttgggtgaactatccctttaactctgAACGACGGTAGCCCTCCATGAGTGGGATTGGCTACCCCTGTATTAAGTTTCTGCAACTTCTCGCTTACCTTTCACCTTATCGCACTCCAAAACTTTCCCAAAGGTCTGAAACAGCTCCTGGAGGTCTTCTGTGGTGCACATACTACTCAGATTTCCCACAAACACCTTCGTCGAGTGGAGTGGGCGTCCCCGAGACTCTTCGACCACAAGGTTGCGACCTTTGAACTCTCTGCCATTGAGCTCCCGGATGGCACGTTCCGCAGCGCCCTCTCCTTGCAGGTGTACGAAAGCAAACTGCCTCAAAACACTACAGCTAACAACCTGCCCGTATGACTCAAAGATGGCTGACAGTTCTTCTTGCGTGGTATCCAGGGCCAGATTCCCTACGAAGAGCTTAACCGTGTGGCCCTTTTCCATTGTGCTGAAATGAGTGAAAGACGATTTTGACATGTCAGACAATGACATATAAGCATGTGTAAGTACAATATGCAAATTGGGGGTTAGTATTCCCTAACAATAAAGGCAAAGGGATGACACcagatattaaatattattcttATAATACTCTGAAATAAATACCATGTTAGTGAATGattatcccctatatagcgcagtctgaatcgtcccctatcccctatatagtgcagtgtctgaatcgtcccctatcccctatatggTGCAGTGGCTGAATCGTCCCctttcccctatatagagcagtGTCTGAAtcatcccctatcccctatatagtgcagtgtctgaatcgtcccctatcccctatatagcgcagtctgaatcgtcccctatcccctatatagtgcagtgtctgaatcatcccctatcccctatatagtgcagtgtctgaatcgtcccctatcccctatatagcgcagtctgaatcgtcccctatcccctatatagtgcagtgtctgaaacatcccctatcccctatatagagcagtgtctgaatcgtcccctatcccctatatagtgcagtgcctgaatcgtcccctatcccctatatagagcagtGTCTGAATCgccccctatcccctatatagtgcagtgcctgaatcgtcccctatcccctatatagtgcagtgtctgaatcgtcccctatcccctatatagagcagtgtctgaatcgtcccctatcccctatatagtgcagtggCTGAAtcatcccctatcccctatatagcgcaGTGTCTGAATCAtcctctatcccctatatagagcagtGTCTGAAtagctccctatcccctatatagtgcagtgtctgaatcatcccatatcccctatatagtgcagtgtctgaatcgtcccctatctcctatatagtgcactgtctgaatcgtcccctatcccctatatagtgcactgtctgaatcgtcccctatcccctatatagtgcagtgtctgaatcgtcccctatcccctatatggtgcagtgtctgaatcgtcccctatcccctatagtgcagtgtctgaatcgtcccctatcccctatatagtgcagtgtctgaatcgtcccctatcccctatatagtgcagtgtctgaatcgtcccctattctctatatagtgcagtgtctgaatcgtcccctatcccctatatagagcagtgtctgaatcgttccctatcccctctatagtgcagtgtctgaatcgtttcctatcccctatatagtgcagtgtctgaatcgtcccctatcccctatatagagcagtgtctgaatcgtcccctatcccctatatagtgcagtgtctaaatcgtcccctatcccctatatagtgcagtgtctgaatcgtcccctatcccctatatagtgcagtgtctgaatcgtcccctatcccctatatagtgcagtgtctgaatcgttccctatcccctatatagtgcagtgtctgaatcgtcccctaccccctatatagtgcagtgtctgaatcgtcccctatcccctatatagtgcagtgtctgaatcatcccctatcccctatagggcagtgtctgaatcgttccctatcccctatatagggcagtgtctgaatcgttccctatcccctatatagtgcagtgtctgaatcgtcccctatcccctatatagtgcagtgtctgaatcgttccctatcccctatatagtgcagtgtctgaatcgtcccctatcccctatatggtgcagtgtctgaatcgctccctatcccctatatagtgcagtgtctgaatcatcccctatcccctatagggcagtgtctgaatcgttccctatcccctatatagtgcagtgtctgaatcgtcccctatcccctatagtgcAGGGTCtgaatcgtcccctatcccctatatagtgcagtgtctgaatcgtcccctatcccctatatagtgcagtgtctgaatcgtcccctatcccctatatagagcagtgtctgaatcgtcccctatcccctatagtgcAGGGTCtgaatcgtcccctatcccctatatagtgcagtgtctgaatcgtcccctatcccctatagtgcAGGGTCtgaatcgtcccctatcccctatatagtgcagtgtctgaatcgtcccctatcccctatatagtgcagtgtctgaatcgtcccctatcccctatatagtgcagtgtcagaatcgtcccctatcccctatatagtgcagtgtctgaatcgtcccctatcccctatatcagggttattcaaatcttaccctggagggccaatgcggtgcagagtttagctccaaccctgatcaaacacacccacctatgattttctaatgatcttgAAGACATTAaatagcatgttcaggtgtgtgtttgattagggttggagctaaactctgcaccgcattggccctccagggtaagatttgaatagccctgcccTATATAGTGCGCTGTCTAAATGTCATCTAAATCATTGAtctttattggctgaagtgcgaGACTCATGAACACTCATATCTTCTAAATGTGCAgtgtgtcattgttttggagtaACACTAACTTATAGACAACAGTAACACTA includes these proteins:
- the rbm14b gene encoding RNA-binding protein 14b, giving the protein MEKGHTVKLFVGNLALDTTQEELSAIFESYGQVVSCSVLRQFAFVHLQGEGAAERAIRELNGREFKGRNLVVEESRGRPLHSTKVFVGNLSSMCTTEDLQELFQTFGKVLECDKVKGYAFVHMENKEDALQAIEALHGTSFKGRPLSVELSKVQPSKQTPTGKIPCVSCGKQGHYAGECPAGKPTLEQYQSQAAVLAAAAAAAAGLPLQVQQSVHNSVYNTSTFDPTYAALTGLTAAGARAEGGTAVAPAVYGALASQVYGTVANQLYSGSVANQALNNSAAAAAAQMYGSVNPALYGQMTSGAVAAAAAAAAAYGQQVYTPAVANQVFLTAGPSMEVPGGTAVNPAYTVAPALYSASPAYGALGAADTAAFFEAARAHYFAQGQQVLAEQQQASSKSGERDRSPLRRSAPLLPDPVMKPFMYQRAKRRALLPTPSGREEAAAQEDDPVARYYAEYYQQYQQYQQYQQLQQYSQYQYAYPPPNALAAMTALQALPNPATLDSLRPVLPAAPVPAAAAIAMATPRVYEPPPIPPSHKEPLLRRPELALHTPETPFR